In the Osmia bicornis bicornis chromosome 6, iOsmBic2.1, whole genome shotgun sequence genome, aagcaaacatggatattcaaccttgcggaaatgttacagctgtcgcatattatattgctaaatacgcaagtaaatgcgagtcgcaggacacaggaaatattattaaagaagccattttacgagcgaaacgccggaGCGGTACCGTCCGGGATCAACTATTTtcggtatctatggcaattctgTCTCAACAAGTGGTTAGTGCTCCAGAATGTGCTTATCGGTTATGTCATTTGCCTCTGAAAATGAGCTcgcgaaaagctgtatttataaatggCTGTCGGCCTAagcagagatatagaattttacgattcgaagaatatgaaacatgatttttcaataacatattcgatcgttacgtcaagagaccagacaatctagaggatttgagcttagctgaatttgctgtccgatatgaaactGTTTCCAGTGGTatgtggacagaagaggatggagacgcagaacttcgaaatgacgatgaagaaatatcaaggtcgaaatttataaaattaaaggacaatacccgaatgcgaattagaaataaaccagctgtacttcgccaccgatattataccctgaACAGTGACAGAGAAcgatatttctataacttaatagtgtgtgTTGGAGGTTCGGCTCACATCATTTATGACACTCGGCCAGCCGTTTTTAGAGTTTAGGGACATGGAAAACGCAGGTAAATGAAGAAGTACAATTTCGAAGGATAGTGGACATCCGGGTCTAATATCGTCGAGTTTTTAGTACATTTCAAAAGGTTAACAAATAGCCGCGTCATAAATGATGGAGTTTTCGCCAGGGCAGACGTGGTTGGTTTTCTCTCGATCCGCGTGAACCGTTAGGGTCACAGGTACCAGCAAGCGACCTTGGGGAATTCCAGAAACGTCACCAGGGCCCGCTCACATAAAATCACCCCTTGTTCCCACCCTCAACGTGTTCAAGGAGTGGGAACAGTCACAGCGTTGTGGGAGCAAAAATGGCCTAGACCAGGCAGATTGTTTTTGGACACGGTGCGAGATTGACGTGTCTCTTTCTGGGAAGCACACTTAGCTTCAAGTCAAAATAACATATCGGGAAGCACATGTCGCTTCATGACCAGGCAGGAGGTTATAAGAGCTTCAATTTGttagtaaataaattattgttttgCTAAAGGGTGTTGTTTTATCACGGACCCAAAGCCGTCTATTTCTTTGGGTGGTCCTTCGAGAACTACACACGTCAAGACCATATTCGGGGCACTTACAAGTGCTATACGCAGGAGTGTGAGCAGACACAAAGGGTGTGTCAAGCATCACTCTAAacattggtccttcgagccggataccGGTAACACTTTATCAGGATTAAGTGATTAGTGGAAAAGTGCAGTGAAGGGTAATCCATTGTTGTTTGGATCTCTTCTGCCACAAGACCAGTTACGTGAGATTGGTGCAGCACGCAGTAGCTACAGATCCAAAACGTTTGAAGTTACGGAGAGAGCTGGAGATACTAGTCCAAGGGGGAGCAGAGAGGCGACAATCGGAACAGCATCCAGCATCCGCAGCCAGCAGCCGCAGCATCCAGCAGCCGCAGCATCTAGCAGCCGCGACATCCAGCAGCTCCAGCGTCCGACGGCCAAGCATACAAGTGTTGGCTATCACACCCTGGTCAACGTAAGTCCTTTCCAATAAGATACCCTCTGACTTGCacatttgattaaaattccaaaatggAAGCGCAACTGAAACCACTTGTAGCTGAGCGTGGCATAATCAAGGCGTCATTAACCCGCTTCAAACGATTTTGTAAAGAATCCGCGACCAATTCGTCATTAGCTTCATGTCGGAAGCGTTTAGAATCGGGGACcgaattattaaaagaattcAACGCGGTTCAGAAGAAAATCGAATTACTTGTAATTGACACCGAGTTGGAAGCGGCGCACGAAGGAGAGCGCGaatcatttgaaaatatatatttcgaTGTAATTGGAGAACTGGAGGAATATATTAAAGGGGTAGAGACTCCTCGTGGTGAAGCTTCGCGATCTCCAGTAAGCCCTGCTCCCAGCTCGATGACGGATAATGCGCAGGGTTCCATTCGACTACCTGTCATTAATCTGCCAACCTTCGATGGCAAATTTAGCGAGTGGCTAGAATTTAGGGTTACATTCGATTCGTTGGAACATCAGAACAACGCGTTGTCTGATGTACAAAAATACCACTACCTGAAATCGGCAGTAAAGGGTTCCGCTGCAAGGGCAGTAAAGGCTTTAAATATTTCAGAGGGAAATTACAAATTAGCGTGGGAAACTTTGAAGAATCGGTATCAAAACCCATTAGCGTTACGTAAACATCATATGGATGCGTTTTTGGACCTACCTTCGATCCAAAAACGATCCAAGACTGAGttgcaaaatttcattgaCGATGCGTCCAATAATTTGTCTGCTTTGAAGACACTAGGGGAACCAGTCGAAACGTGGGATTTTATAATAGTTTCCCTGCTTGTTCGGAAATTGGATGTTGTGACGTCCAGAGAATGGAGGGACCGGTTGGCCATATCCATTGAACGACTTACGTTTAAGCATTTTGTAGAATTCATTGAAGAGAGGTCAAAAACTCTCGAAGTAAGTGAAATGCAGGGAACAATGGAAGGTAACGACCGTCGAGTGAAGGCAGGTATTCGTGGAGCGGTTCGCTCAACTACGCACGTAATCAGCACATCGATGCAATGCCCAGCATGTCAAGACAGTCATCCATTGTATACTTGTAAACCTTTCAAGGAATTAGATCATAAACAAAAACGGCTAATCATACAGAAAACGGGTCGGTGTTATAATTGTTTGGCTACCGGGCATAGAGTTCAAAATTGCACTAGGAAGCGATGCCAGATTTGCGATAAGTTACATCACACATTGCTGCATATTGCGGGTCCGTCGGCAGAAGCATCATCGGCTAAGGGGGTCGAAACTCCGGACTCCAGTAATGCATTGATGGTATCAGAGTGTGGACCTTTATCCGCCGCGAACGTGGCTAATAGGTCCGCGGAATACACTGTACTATCCACAGCCGTGGTGTACGTAGAAGACAACCAAGGGATAAAACGCGAGTGTCGTGTTAGATTCGGGATCGCAGGTACATCTAATTTCGAGAGAATATTGCCAGGAGGTTGGTGCACGGGAAACGCCGATAGAAACAAGGGTTTCAGGTTTAGGGAAGGCAATAAATTCTATTAAGGGCCGAGTAGGATTGAGAATCTTTTCAAGggtgaataattttcaagcaAGGATTGAATGTTTGTCAATCGAGACCATCACATCCGATCAGCCAAACATTCCGTTAGATCAATCGCGAATTCCTATGCCACCTAATGGCGCACTGGCAGATCCAGCCTTTGCAGATTGTCGGAAAATAGATTTACTCATAGGCGCGGGTCTATTTTGGAGATTATTGTGCATAGGTCAACAACAAGCAGGTAGGGAGTTGGTGTGGCAGAAGACCCAACTCGGGTGGGTGCTCGAAGGTAAATTAACCTGGCCACAAGGTCATCAGGAAGCAGTCAGTAATTGTTGCGTGGTGACTAACTCACAATTACACAATCAATTAGAGCGGTTCTGGAGAATAGAAGAAGTCAGCGACATTCAGAATGTAGGCTCAGACGCGTGCGAGCATTATTTTCAGACTACAACGACGCGTCACACGGATGGTCGATATATAGTCAGAATTCCGTTTAAGGAAAATATCATACAGCTAGGGTATTCGAAGGATCAGGCTGAGCGTAGATTGCGGTCATTAGAAAGGAAGCTTGGGAAACAGCCTGACTTGCGGGCACAGTACATAGAGTTTATGTCAGAATATGAAAGCTTAGGGCATATGTCCAAAATGTCAGAAATCGCAGATGATTCTCATACAGGTTTTTATCTTCCGCACCATGCCGTATTCAAGGCGCAAAGTACGACCACAAAACTTCGCGTTGTCTTTGATGGATCGGCAAAATCATCATCGGGGCTATCATTAAATGACTGTCAATTAATCGGATCTCCCGTGCAGAACGATCTATTGTCGATTCTGCTTAGGTTTCATAAGCATAGGTATGTGATTTCAGCGGACATTGCGAAAATGTACCGCCAAATTCTGGTACACCCAGAAGATAGGAAATTTCAGCGACTTCTATGGCGCCCAGACCCACAACAACCGGTTGGGTTTTTTGAACTCAACACGGTTACCTACGGTACCGCATCAGCCCCGTTTCTAGCCACACGGGTGTTGAAACAAATAGGGTTTGATTGTGAAGGAGTTCATCAAGGTGTTAGTCGGATCATCATAAATGATTTCTATGTCGACGACCTTCTGACAGGAGCCTCCTCCATTGCAGAGGCCAAAGAGATTAAGCAGGTTCTTACCACTATTCTGGAACAGGCAGGGTTTCCCCTGCGTAAATGGGCATCGAATTGCAGCGTTATTTTATCAGAAAATGATGCCCCCGATTCAAGCAAGCAGATAAGCGCGGACAAGGATCCGAAAACGCTTGGTTTGTTATGGACCTCCGAGGACGATACTCTTCATTTCTCAATATCGTTAATGACTCATCCTCGAGTCACGAAACGGGCGATATTATCGGAACTCGCGCAGATTTTCGACCCGCTCGGATTAATAGGGCCCACAACGTGCAAGGGAAAAATGATTATGCAGGAACTGTGGCAATTAGGCTTAGGTTGGGATGAATCCATATCGCAAGATCTGCATGGAAGATGGACTCAGTTTCGAAGTATGATTAGGGAATTGGAAGGATTAAGGATTCCTCGGTGCGTTTTACACACTACTCATTTTGAATCGGTTGAGATACATGGGTTCTCTGACGCGTCCGAAAAGGCATACGGCGCTTGTGTATACATTCGGCAGGTAACGGAGTCAGGTACTTGGATGACACACTTATTGTGTTCTAAATCGAGGGTGGCTCCATTGAAGGTAGTTTCCTTACCACGACTGGAACTATGCGGGGCAGTGCTGCTAGCACAATTGATGAGCAAGGTGAAGGAATCGTTTCAATTCccatttgaaaatgaatattattggTCGGACTCTACAATTACAATCGCATGGATACGCGGATTAGCAACGCGTTGGAAAACATTCGTCGCGAATAGGGTCGCAGAAATTCAGAGACTAACAACAAGTAATCAATGGAGGCATGTGGGTTCACATGACAATCCCGCTGACCTCATATCACGTGGGTCCACACCTTCGGCtctattaaataataatttgtggTGGTTCGGTCCGGAATGGCTCGCAGGTGACAAAGCACAGTGGCCATCGACGATAGAGGAGAAAATAGACTTACCAGAAGAGAGGACGCCAAAAACGGTGATGACCTTATCGGAAAATAGGGACTTTGACATATTTAACAGATTTTCAAGCTACACTCGATTAGTGCGTGTCATAGCACACTGTCTAAAATTCATTAACAAGGGTCGGAAAGGGTTAGACAGTTGTAACGAAGGTTCAAGTCTTTCATTGGCCGAGTTACAACGTTCAGAAGAACGGCTATTACATATTGCACAACGAGAAATATTTTCGGATGAACTGACGGCATTAAAAACAAAGGGCACGGTTAGCGGGTCCAGTTCTTTGGCATCACTGCATCCTTTTTTGGACGATAAGGGTTTGATTAGGGTGGGTGGCAGGCTATCTAGGGCTTCAATTCCATACGCACGGAAGCATCCAATAGTTTTACCAAATAAGCACCCACTTACGGatctaataataaattacgAGCATGTCAGACTATTACATGCCGGGCCAACGCTTGTTCTAGCATCGTTACATAAACGCCTTTGGCCGATTTCAGGTAGAGGTAACGTACGGCGAGTATTACATAGGTGTGTTAGGTGTTTTCGAACAAGTCCCCGTAGCATGGGGTACCAAATGGGTCAACTACCTGCGGCACGCGTGACTCCAGCTCGACCGTTCTCTACCTGCGGAATTGATTATGCGGGCCCCTTCTTTATTAAAGAAGGTGTACGCGGTAGACTAACTAAGAAGGCATATTTATTCCTATTTGTATGCTTTGTAACAAAGGCTGTACACCTCGAATTGGCTACAGACCTTAGCACAGAGgcttttttaaattgtttgcGACGATTTATTGCTCGTAGAGGACGGTGTCGGTGCATAGTCACAGACAATGGAACAAATTTTATTGGCGCGCGGAACCAGTTTGATGAAttggaaatattaataaataagaagGATCACAACCTGAAAATATCTGATTTTTTAAGTAAGGAAGGTATTGAATGGCGATTGAACCCCCCTCACGCTCCTCATTTCGGAGGGCTTTGGGAAAGTGCGGTCAAATCTACGAAATGTCATCTATCGAGAGTGATTGGTGAACAGCGTCTAACGTTTGAAGAACTTTATACTTTAGTAGTGCAAGTCGAGGCGTGTCTTAATTCACGTCCCTTAACTCCCATATCCTCTGATCCTTCGGACTTGAACCCTCTTACACCGGGTCATTTCTTAATCGGAGACTCGTTAAGTGCCTTACCAGAGCATGACTTACGAGACATTAACACAAACAGACTAGGCAGATATCAACTGGTGCAGCAGATGCTTCAACATTTTTGGCAAAGATGGTACAAGGAGTACTTGCATCAGATGCAACAACGGGTGAAATGGCGAACAACAATGTCATTTTCTGTAAATATAGGCACATTGGTGGTCATCAAAGACGACAATTTACCACCCCTGAGATGGAAGCTGGGTCGAATCTTAGAACTACATCCTGGTGCAGACGGAATAACAAGAGTAGTTTCAGTGAGAACTGCGGACGGTATTTTAAAACGATCGGTGAATAGACTGTGTGTGTTACCGATTGAAGGTGATAACGGAACTCTAAATGAAACCAAAAACCACGAAGGGACACGTCCTTCAATCAGTGTGGAATGTAAATAGCGACATTTATGTTATGTATAAATTAGATTATAGTTATAATTATAGTTCATAAAATGTATATATCTGGGAGATATTATTGTGACCAGTTCTCACGATGCATGTATTAGCACTATTAACTGTAACGCTATGCTATAGCCTTTACGTTCGGTGGTTTATGATTTAAGGTTGAAGTCACGAACGACTTCAAGGCGGGCGGGATGTTGGAGGTTCGGCTCACATCATTTATGACACTCGGCCAGCCGTTTTTAGAGTTTAGGGACATGGAAAACGCAGGTAAATGAAGAAGTACAATTTCGAAGGATAGTGGACATCCGGGTCTAATATCGTCGAGTTTTTAGTACATTTCAAAAAGTTAACAAATAGCCGCGTCATAAATGATGGAGTTTTCGCCAGGGCAGACGTGGTTGGTTTTCTCTCGATCCGCGTGAACCGTTAGGGTCACAGGTACCAGCAAGCGACCTTAGGGAATTCCAGAAACGTCACCAGGGCCCGCTCACATAAAATCACCCCTTGTTCCCACCCTCAACGTGTTCAAGGAGTGGGAACAATCACAGCGTTGTGGGAGCAAAAATGGCCTAGACCAGGCAGATTGTTTTTGGACACGGTGCGAGATTGACGTGTCTCTTTCTGGGAAGCACACTTAGCTTCAAGTCAAAATAACATATCGGGAAGCACATGTCGCTTCATGACCAGGCAGGAGGTTATAAGAGCTTCAATTTGttagtaaataaattattgttttgCTAAAGGGTGTTGTTTTATCACGGACCCAAAGCCGTCTATTTCTTTGGGTGGTCCTTCGAGAACTACACACGTCAAGACCATATTCGGGGCACTTACAAGTGCTATACGCAGGAGTGTGAGCAGACACAAAGGGTGTGTCAAGCATCACTCTAAAcagtgtgtcacattccatttcgtgatgaaagtacacttatgtccgaaaacgaaccttcggaacaatgttttcttcgacggcaacacgagttgaaacctatgatgggtaacgcaaccgtcgaacaatttactcacacagagcaaattattgaagcggcgctcgcccaggctgctgctttaaatgttgtacacgaagaagaaactaatgaacatttaagacatccagtcagaattcatgctGACGAAACAATACATTACGATCAAgttgatttatatgaagagcaacagcaagaaacaattgcaatgccAGAAGACGTGTTCCTTAATCGTATTCGATgtcttaatattcaacagaaagacttattgaaatcagtttccgcagtaattgagaaagatattaaagaaaatgatgatgaaaataggGAACAAATGTTGttttttattaccggaggagctggtagcggtaagtcgtttattttaaaattacttgttgaacatgttaaacgctgctataatcctacagttgatacgatgataaaaccatctttcattgaagtagcttctttgactggcgtcgccgcccgtcaaatattcgggAAAACTATGCATTCCATGTTCTCCTTgactattgaaaaaggtactgcaatgacGTATCGGC is a window encoding:
- the LOC114882090 gene encoding uncharacterized protein LOC114882090; translated protein: MEAQLKPLVAERGIIKASLTRFKRFCKESATNSSLASCRKRLESGTELLKEFNAVQKKIELLVIDTELEAAHEGERESFENIYFDVIGELEEYIKGVETPRGEASRSPVSPAPSSMTDNAQGSIRLPVINLPTFDGKFSEWLEFRVTFDSLEHQNNALSDVQKYHYLKSAVKGSAARAVKALNISEGNYKLAWETLKNRYQNPLALRKHHMDAFLDLPSIQKRSKTELQNFIDDASNNLSALKTLGEPVETWDFIIVSLLVRKLDVVTSREWRDRLAISIERLTFKHFVEFIEERSKTLEVSEMQGTMEGNDRRVKAGIRGAVRSTTHVISTSMQCPACQDSHPLYTCKPFKELDHKQKRLIIQKTGRCYNCLATGHRVQNCTRKRCQICDKLHHTLLHIAGPSAEASSAKGVETPDSSNALMVSECGPLSAANVANRSAEYTVLSTAVVYVEDNQGIKRECRVRFGIAGTSNFERILPGARIECLSIETITSDQPNIPLDQSRIPMPPNGALADPAFADCRKIDLLIGAGLFWRLLCIGQQQAGRELVWQKTQLGWVLEGKLTWPQGHQEAVSNCCVVTNSQLHNQLERFWRIEEVSDIQNVGSDACEHYFQTTTTRHTDGRYIVRIPFKENIIQLGYSKDQAERRLRSLERKLGKQPDLRAQYIEFMSEYESLGHMSKMSEIADDSHTGFYLPHHAVFKAQSTTTKLRVVFDGSAKSSSGLSLNDCQLIGSPVQNDLLSILLRFHKHRYVISADIAKMYRQILVHPEDRKFQRLLWRPDPQQPVGFFELNTVTYGTASAPFLATRVLKQIGFDCEGVHQGVSRIIINDFYVDDLLTGASSIAEAKEIKQVLTTILEQAGFPLRKWASNCSVILSENDAPDSSKQISADKDPKTLGLLWTSEDDTLHFSISLMTHPRVTKRAILSELAQIFDPLGLIGPTTCKGKMIMQELWQLGLGWDESISQDLHGRWTQFRSMIRELEGLRIPRCVLHTTHFESVEIHGFSDASEKAYGACVYIRQVTESGTWMTHLLCSKSRVAPLKVVSLPRLELCGAVLLAQLMSKVKESFQFPFENEYYWSDSTITIAWIRGLATRWKTFVANRVAEIQRLTTSNQWRHVGSHDNPADLISRGSTPSALLNNNLWWFGPEWLAGDKAQWPSTIEEKIDLPEERTPKTVMTLSENRDFDIFNRFSSYTRLVRVIAHCLKFINKGRKGLDSCNEGSSLSLAELQRSEERLLHIAQREIFSDELTALKTKGTVSGSSSLASLHPFLDDKGLIRRLTFEELYTLVVQVEACLNSRPLTPISSDPSDLNPLTPGHFLIGDSLSALPEHDLRDINTNRLGRYQLVQQMLQHFWQRWYKEYLHQMQQRVKWRTTMSFSVNIGTLVVIKDDNLPPLRWKLGRILELHPGADGITRVVSVEVTNDFKAGGMLEVRLTSFMTLGQPFLEFRDMENADRLVLTNGPSPATTEDE